One genomic window of Halobellus limi includes the following:
- a CDS encoding DUF6149 family protein — protein sequence MKLRQNIRHFAAKKALTMPVVGDIATDKLVDLHVRVFGEKADPDHREEREPHMATFFELTFDTYVRALEEGFTEAEAREITHIQANFDFYNHGWTEMMEFPVEELEAHYERYEEFFERYDIDIASPLGDFRTKEIPDAPSTPERLEDPEHPHAASGFADDVYVEGEDGEVRVGGREEPEDVDVEIAPGLQDVDAEGDADETEA from the coding sequence ATGAAACTCCGCCAGAACATCCGCCACTTCGCGGCGAAGAAGGCGCTGACGATGCCGGTCGTCGGCGACATCGCGACGGACAAACTCGTCGACCTCCACGTCCGCGTGTTCGGCGAGAAGGCCGACCCGGACCACCGCGAGGAGCGCGAGCCGCATATGGCGACGTTCTTCGAGTTGACGTTCGACACGTACGTCCGCGCGCTCGAAGAGGGGTTCACCGAGGCGGAGGCCAGAGAGATCACGCATATTCAGGCGAACTTCGACTTCTACAACCACGGCTGGACGGAGATGATGGAGTTCCCGGTCGAGGAACTCGAAGCCCACTACGAACGCTACGAGGAGTTCTTCGAGCGCTACGACATCGACATCGCGAGCCCGCTCGGGGACTTCCGCACGAAGGAGATTCCGGACGCGCCGTCGACGCCGGAACGGTTGGAGGACCCCGAGCACCCGCACGCCGCGAGCGGCTTCGCCGACGACGTCTACGTCGAGGGCGAGGACGGCGAGGTCCGCGTCGGCGGTCGCGAGGAACCCGAGGACGTCGACGTCGAGATCGCCCCGGGTCTCCAGGACGTCGACGCCGAGGGCGACGCCGACGAGACCGAGGCATAA
- a CDS encoding homoserine kinase, which yields MQTVRAPATSANLGSGFDVFGVALDRPTDVVRVEKADRTTIEMTGVGSQYIPEDPEKNVVGAVAEALDAPAHIQIDKGVRPSSGLGSSAASSAAAAVALNALYDRGLSREELVPIAAEGEAVVSGEAHADNVAPALLGGFTIARGGSVTAVDASIPLVACLPEIAVSTRDARAVVPTSASMEDVVHTVGSAATLAVGMCRDDPALVGLGMDERVVTPARAELITGYDAVREAALDAGATGVTVSGAGPAVLAPCPDPDRRHVAAAMVDAFADAGVESRAYQTRVSGGATLY from the coding sequence ATGCAGACGGTCAGGGCCCCGGCGACCAGCGCGAATCTCGGCAGCGGATTCGACGTCTTCGGCGTCGCCCTCGACCGACCGACCGACGTCGTCCGTGTCGAGAAGGCCGACCGGACGACCATCGAGATGACCGGCGTCGGGAGCCAGTACATCCCCGAAGACCCCGAGAAGAACGTCGTCGGGGCCGTCGCGGAGGCGCTCGACGCCCCCGCGCACATCCAGATCGACAAGGGGGTCCGCCCCTCCTCGGGGCTCGGCTCCTCGGCGGCCAGTTCCGCCGCGGCGGCCGTCGCGCTGAACGCCCTCTACGATCGGGGGCTCTCCCGGGAGGAACTCGTCCCGATCGCCGCCGAGGGCGAGGCGGTCGTCTCCGGCGAGGCCCACGCCGACAACGTCGCTCCCGCGCTCCTGGGGGGGTTCACCATCGCGCGCGGCGGCTCCGTCACCGCCGTCGACGCGTCGATCCCGCTCGTTGCCTGCCTGCCGGAGATCGCGGTCTCGACCCGCGACGCCCGCGCCGTCGTCCCGACGTCGGCGTCGATGGAGGACGTCGTCCACACCGTCGGCTCGGCGGCGACGCTCGCGGTCGGGATGTGCCGCGACGATCCCGCACTGGTGGGACTCGGGATGGACGAGCGCGTCGTCACGCCCGCCCGCGCGGAACTCATCACCGGGTACGACGCCGTCCGCGAGGCGGCGCTCGACGCGGGCGCGACGGGCGTCACCGTCTCCGGGGCCGGCCCGGCCGTCCTCGCGCCGTGTCCCGACCCGGACCGCAGACACGTCGCGGCGGCGATGGTCGACGCCTTCGCCGACGCCGGCGTCGAGTCCCGCGCGTATCAGACGCGCGTGAGCGGTGGCGCGACGCTGTACTGA
- a CDS encoding NAD(P)/FAD-dependent oxidoreductase has protein sequence MIGVVGGGIAGLAAAYRLQQHGHDVRVFEAADQLGGLAATYETRGDDVEKFYHHLSKSEETIVELAAELGLEERIEWRIGTNGYYVDGVVHPLDTPWEILAYPHMSLYDKFRLGMLTQGVDVRGLVPDFDAYDDLAEYEHVTVREFVEEHTTKSVYENFVDPLLDGKYGDRKDDISAAWFLGRVRFRGERDLLRGEVLGYLDGGFGVLLDALVDAVGRENIETGAPVTDLTVENGRVQSLTVGSGDSDGAEAETTGDESHDVDAAVVATMPNVLESLTGFPCEIDFQGAICGLLTMEESLLDTYWLNVAHDAPFGALIEHTNFVERERYGGDHLLYVAAYVQDREEDLWRMDDEEVRETWLEEIESMFPDFDRSAVAECRIARNPRAAPIYERGYLDLVVPYHLDEDVGDGVYYAGMASEAQYPERSLNGGIVAGYEVADRIDASVDADTGGAVGTGFEFGVDE, from the coding sequence ATGATCGGCGTCGTCGGCGGCGGGATCGCGGGACTCGCGGCCGCCTATCGGTTGCAGCAACACGGCCACGACGTGCGGGTGTTCGAGGCCGCAGACCAGCTCGGCGGCCTCGCGGCCACCTACGAGACCCGCGGCGACGACGTCGAGAAGTTCTATCACCACCTCTCGAAATCGGAGGAGACGATCGTCGAACTCGCCGCGGAGTTGGGACTCGAAGAGCGGATCGAGTGGCGCATCGGTACCAACGGCTACTACGTCGACGGCGTGGTCCACCCCCTCGACACGCCGTGGGAGATCCTCGCGTACCCGCACATGAGCCTCTACGACAAGTTCCGGCTGGGGATGCTCACGCAGGGGGTCGACGTCCGCGGGCTGGTGCCCGACTTCGACGCCTACGACGACCTCGCCGAGTACGAGCACGTCACGGTCCGGGAGTTCGTCGAAGAACACACCACGAAGAGCGTCTACGAGAACTTCGTCGACCCGCTCTTGGACGGGAAGTACGGCGACAGAAAGGACGACATCTCCGCGGCGTGGTTCCTCGGCCGAGTCCGATTTCGCGGGGAACGGGACCTCCTCCGCGGAGAGGTTCTCGGCTACCTCGACGGCGGGTTCGGCGTCCTGCTCGACGCGCTCGTCGACGCCGTCGGGCGGGAGAACATCGAGACCGGCGCGCCCGTGACGGATCTCACGGTCGAGAACGGACGCGTGCAGTCGCTGACGGTCGGGTCGGGCGACTCGGACGGCGCGGAGGCGGAGACGACAGGCGATGAGAGCCACGACGTCGACGCCGCCGTCGTCGCGACGATGCCGAACGTCTTGGAGTCCCTGACGGGATTCCCCTGCGAGATCGACTTCCAGGGGGCGATCTGCGGCCTCCTCACGATGGAGGAGTCGCTTCTCGACACCTACTGGCTCAACGTCGCACACGACGCGCCCTTCGGCGCGCTCATCGAGCACACCAACTTCGTCGAGCGGGAGCGCTACGGCGGCGATCACCTCCTCTACGTCGCGGCGTACGTCCAGGATCGGGAGGAAGACCTGTGGCGGATGGACGACGAGGAGGTGAGAGAGACGTGGCTCGAGGAGATCGAGTCGATGTTTCCCGACTTCGATCGATCCGCGGTCGCCGAGTGTCGGATCGCGCGCAACCCCCGCGCCGCTCCGATCTACGAGCGGGGCTACCTGGATCTCGTGGTGCCCTACCACCTCGACGAGGACGTCGGCGACGGCGTCTACTACGCCGGGATGGCCTCGGAGGCGCAGTATCCGGAGCGGTCGCTCAACGGGGGAATCGTCGCCGGCTACGAGGTGGCCGACCGGATCGACGCGTCGGTGGACGCGGACACCGGCGGCGCGGTCGGCACGGGTTTCGAGTTCGGCGTCGACGAGTGA
- the carB gene encoding carbamoyl-phosphate synthase large subunit, giving the protein MTDEDTSTGGAAASEDRTILLIGSGPIQIGQAAEFDYSGAQACRALQEEGARVVLVNSNPATIMTDPEMADRVYIEPITPEAIAEIIREENPDGVIAGLGGQTGLNVTAELAEQGILEEHDVEIMGTPLDTIYATEDRDLFRQRMENIGQPVPESTTISLDEDEEVQGMTEDDLRDRVDDAVDEVGGLPVIARTTYTLGGSGSGVVHEFEELYERVRKGLRLSRNSEVLITESISGWVELEYEVMRDADDSCIIICNMENIDPMGIHTGESIVVTPSQVIPDEGHQEMRDAALEVIRELGIQGGCNIQFAWHDDGTPGGEYRVVEVNPRVSRSSALASKATGYPIARVTAKVALGKRLHEIENEITGETTAAFEPAIDYVVTKIPRWPKDKFDDVDFTLSTAMKSTGEAMAIGRTFEESMLKAIRSTEYEPATDVEAVSDEVLETELLERPTPDRTYAIFEAFDRGYSIEDVQELTGIKEWYLERYQRVSSAMDAAQEGDFTTAATAGVTNAEIAASTGSTVSEVETDVPGRTYKQVDTCAGEFAAQTPYYYSSRKPEFYKGPYEGDAAAGELRVDRDVESVVVVGGGPIRIGQGVEFDYCSVHAVQALREMGIDAHVVNNNPETVSTDYDTSDGLFFEPITAEEVADVVEAADADGVMVQFGGQTSVNIGHPLKSEIDRRGLDCEILGTSVDAMDLAEDRDRFNRLMDDLGILQPEGGSATSEEEALDLANDIGYPVLVRPSYVLGGRAMQVVYSDAELKEYIEEAVRVSPDKPILIDDFLADAIELDVDAVSDGERAIIGGVMEHVESAGVHSGDSACMIPPRSLDADTLERVREVTEDIATALDTVGLLNVQLAVKDGDVYVLEANPRSSRTVPFVSKATDVPIAKLAAKVMAGETLDDLDVEEKIPGDVSVKEVVLPFDRLPGSDPRLGPEMKSTGEVMGTASTFGKAYDKAQDATGKPIPESGTAWVDLSADEFPDPETEDGNALEAGYDAHFDLATFDDEEELVSALRAGEIDLVVSRDRDALEVCVEEEITYFSTTASAFAALEALDSKDDPIDVEAVSDRPRRIQQWGAPSDD; this is encoded by the coding sequence ATGACTGACGAGGACACCTCGACAGGCGGTGCGGCAGCGTCCGAAGACCGGACGATACTGCTCATCGGCAGCGGACCCATCCAGATCGGACAGGCGGCCGAGTTCGACTACTCCGGCGCGCAGGCCTGCCGAGCGCTCCAGGAGGAGGGGGCGCGAGTCGTCCTCGTCAACTCGAACCCGGCGACGATCATGACCGACCCGGAGATGGCCGACCGGGTCTACATCGAGCCGATCACCCCGGAAGCGATCGCCGAGATCATCCGCGAGGAGAACCCCGACGGCGTCATCGCCGGCCTGGGCGGCCAGACCGGGCTGAACGTCACGGCCGAACTCGCAGAGCAGGGCATCCTCGAGGAGCACGATGTCGAGATCATGGGCACGCCGCTGGACACCATCTACGCCACGGAGGACCGCGACCTCTTCCGCCAGCGGATGGAGAACATCGGCCAGCCCGTCCCCGAGTCGACGACCATCTCGCTCGACGAGGACGAGGAGGTCCAGGGGATGACCGAGGACGACCTCCGCGACCGCGTCGACGACGCCGTCGACGAGGTCGGCGGCCTCCCCGTGATCGCGCGGACGACCTACACCCTCGGCGGGTCGGGTTCGGGCGTCGTCCACGAGTTCGAAGAACTGTACGAGCGCGTTCGCAAGGGCCTCCGCCTCTCGCGCAACAGCGAGGTGCTCATCACCGAGTCCATCTCGGGCTGGGTCGAACTCGAGTACGAGGTGATGCGCGACGCCGACGACTCCTGTATCATCATCTGCAACATGGAGAACATCGACCCGATGGGCATCCACACGGGCGAGTCCATCGTGGTCACGCCCTCGCAGGTCATCCCCGACGAGGGCCACCAGGAGATGCGCGACGCCGCGCTCGAAGTGATCCGGGAACTCGGCATCCAGGGCGGCTGTAACATCCAGTTCGCCTGGCACGACGACGGCACGCCCGGCGGCGAGTACAGAGTCGTCGAGGTCAACCCCCGCGTCTCACGCTCCTCGGCGCTCGCCTCGAAGGCGACCGGCTACCCGATCGCCCGTGTGACCGCGAAGGTCGCGCTCGGCAAACGGCTCCACGAGATCGAGAACGAGATCACCGGCGAGACGACCGCGGCGTTCGAGCCCGCGATCGACTACGTCGTCACGAAGATCCCGCGGTGGCCCAAGGACAAGTTCGACGACGTCGACTTCACGCTCTCGACGGCGATGAAGTCCACGGGAGAGGCGATGGCCATCGGCCGGACGTTCGAGGAGTCGATGCTGAAGGCGATCCGATCGACGGAGTACGAGCCCGCGACCGACGTCGAGGCCGTCTCCGACGAGGTGCTCGAAACCGAACTGCTCGAACGGCCGACGCCCGATAGGACGTACGCCATCTTCGAGGCGTTCGACCGCGGCTACTCCATCGAGGACGTCCAGGAACTGACCGGCATCAAGGAGTGGTATCTCGAACGCTACCAGCGCGTCTCCAGTGCGATGGACGCCGCCCAGGAGGGCGACTTCACGACCGCCGCGACCGCCGGCGTCACGAACGCCGAGATCGCGGCCTCGACGGGATCGACCGTCAGCGAGGTCGAGACCGACGTCCCCGGGCGCACGTACAAGCAGGTCGACACCTGCGCCGGCGAGTTCGCCGCCCAGACGCCCTACTACTACTCCTCGCGCAAGCCCGAGTTCTACAAGGGCCCCTACGAGGGCGACGCCGCGGCGGGCGAGCTCCGCGTCGACCGCGACGTCGAGAGCGTCGTCGTCGTCGGCGGTGGCCCGATCCGCATCGGCCAGGGCGTCGAGTTCGACTACTGCTCGGTCCACGCCGTCCAGGCGCTCCGTGAGATGGGCATCGACGCCCACGTCGTCAACAACAACCCCGAGACGGTCTCGACCGACTACGACACCTCCGACGGCCTCTTCTTCGAGCCCATCACCGCCGAAGAGGTCGCAGACGTCGTCGAGGCGGCCGACGCCGACGGCGTGATGGTCCAGTTCGGCGGCCAGACCTCGGTCAACATCGGTCACCCGCTGAAGTCCGAGATCGACCGTCGGGGACTGGACTGCGAGATCCTCGGCACGAGCGTCGACGCGATGGACCTCGCGGAGGACCGCGACCGCTTCAACCGCCTGATGGACGACCTCGGCATCCTCCAGCCGGAGGGCGGCTCCGCGACCAGCGAGGAGGAGGCGCTCGATCTGGCGAACGACATCGGCTACCCCGTGCTCGTTCGTCCCTCCTACGTGCTGGGCGGCCGCGCGATGCAGGTCGTCTACTCCGACGCGGAACTGAAGGAGTACATCGAGGAGGCCGTCCGCGTCTCCCCCGACAAGCCGATCCTCATCGACGACTTCCTCGCCGACGCGATCGAACTCGACGTCGACGCCGTCTCCGACGGCGAGCGCGCGATCATCGGCGGCGTGATGGAGCACGTCGAGAGCGCCGGCGTCCACTCCGGCGACTCCGCGTGTATGATCCCGCCGCGCTCGCTCGACGCCGACACCCTCGAACGCGTCCGCGAGGTCACAGAGGACATCGCGACCGCGCTCGACACGGTCGGCCTGCTGAACGTCCAGTTGGCCGTCAAGGACGGCGACGTGTACGTGCTGGAAGCCAACCCGCGCTCCTCGCGGACCGTCCCGTTCGTCTCGAAGGCGACGGACGTGCCGATCGCGAAACTCGCCGCGAAGGTGATGGCCGGCGAGACGCTCGACGATCTGGACGTCGAGGAGAAGATCCCCGGCGACGTCAGCGTCAAGGAGGTCGTCCTGCCGTTCGACCGCCTGCCGGGATCGGACCCGCGCCTCGGCCCGGAGATGAAATCGACGGGCGAGGTGATGGGCACCGCCTCGACGTTCGGCAAGGCCTACGACAAAGCCCAGGACGCCACCGGCAAGCCGATCCCCGAGAGCGGGACCGCGTGGGTCGACCTCTCCGCCGACGAGTTCCCCGACCCCGAAACCGAGGACGGGAACGCGCTCGAAGCCGGCTACGACGCGCACTTCGACCTCGCGACGTTCGACGACGAGGAGGAACTCGTCTCGGCGCTGCGCGCCGGCGAGATCGACCTCGTGGTCTCTCGGGACCGCGACGCGCTGGAAGTCTGCGTCGAGGAGGAGATCACCTACTTCTCGACGACCGCCTCCGCGTTCGCGGCGCTGGAAGCCCTCGACTCGAAGGACGATCCGATCGACGTCGAGGCCGTCTCCGACCGCCCGCGCCGGATCCAGCAGTGGGGCGCGCCCTCGGACGACTGA